In Granulicella mallensis MP5ACTX8, the sequence CCGCTCTTATTGAGACTGGCTACAGGCTTCGAAAGACGCAGGATGTGCGGCCATGCTGCGCTCGCGTATAGTGGCGCATGATGGCGCGCTACAGTGTGTGGCGTGCCGTGATCCTACTCTGCTGGTGAGATTCCCTCATGAAGCTGCTTTGCGCTGTTTTGCTGTGCACTACGTCTACTGCCATCGCCCATGCCTCCGTTACCCACAGCACTTTTGGAAAGCTGCCGAATGGTGCCGCGGTCGAGATCTATACGCTGAAGAATCCGTCGGTTGAGATGCGCGTGATGACCTATGGCGCGCGCGTCGTCTCGCTTGCTACCAAAGACCGCGATGGCAAGATGGGGAACGTCGTGCTCGGATACGACAAGATCGAGGGCTATCTCAAGGATTCGAGTAGCTACTTCGGCAGCGTGCCGGGACGCTACGCGAACCGCATCGCGCTGGGCAAATTTACGCTCGAAGGCAAGCAGTACCAGATTCCGATCAACAACGCACCGAACGCCTTGCACGGCGGCCCCGACGGCTTTGCGAGCCGCAACTGGACGGGGAAAGAGATCCCCGAAGGCGTGGAGTTCACGCTTGTCAGCCCGGACGGAGACCAGGGTTTCCCCGGCACGATGACGGCGCATGTGCGCTACACGCTGGCGGGCAATACGGTTCGCATCGTCTACAGTGCGACTACGGACAAGCCCACCGTCGTGAACCTGACCAATCACTCGTACTTTAACCTTGCGGGTGCGGGGAATGGGACGATTCTTGACGAGAAGCTGACGATCGACGCCGACAAGTTCACGCCCATCGATGCAACGTCGATACCCCTGGGCAATCTTGCGCCGGTTGCGGGAACGCCCTTTGACTTTACGAAGCCCGAGACGGTTGGCTCGCGCATCGACGTGGACAACGAGCAGTTGAAACACGGCAAGGGCTATGACCACAACTTTGTTCTGCGCGGCAAGGCCGGCGTGTTGCGTCCGGCGGCCAAGGTCTATGACGCAAAGAGTGGGCGCGTATTGACGGTCGAGACGTCAGAACCGGGAGTTCAGTTCTATAGCGGCAACTTCCTTGATGGATCGCTGATAGGGCCGGGTGGCGTGAAGTATGTGAAGCGCAGTGCGTTGTGTCTCGAGACGCAGCACTATCCGGATTCGCCGAATCGTCCGGATTTTCCCAGCACGGAGTTGAAGCCCGGGCAGACGTATCACAGCGAGACGACGTGGACGTTTTCGAATTAGTGGGGCAGCGAGTCAGCGAGTCAGCGAGTCAGTGAAGCAGTGAAGCAGTGAATTAGTGAAGCAGGGAGCCAGTGAAGCCGCCGGCCAGCGAATTAGTAGGTTCGTGAATCATAAGTCCGTTGAATCATGTTTCGTTAAGGGCACGGGTTTACCCGTGCCGTAAAAGTCCGCACGAATTGGGCTTTAGCCCCTGAGGTGACGCGCCTCAGCGCGCAATGACTTTTGCGGCAACAGGTGTCAGCCGATTCACCGGTGCCATCGATGAGCCGGGCCGTTGGCCCTGTATCTTCACCTGTCTCATAACCTGCGGATTCACGGAATTTCTGGCTCACTGATTTACCAACCCCACGATCTAACCTGACTTGCTGACTTGCTGACGAAAACGAGGCCGAAATGACAAAGGGTTCCATGCTCAGCTGGGTTGACGGTGCAAACGAGCCGCATGGCTTTGGCTTGAATCATCTGCCGTACGGTGCCTTTCGCAAGGATGATGTGACTCGTCTCTGTGTCCGGATCGGGGACTGGTTGCTTGATCTGGAGGCGTGCGTAAGACACGGACTTTTGGAGGGCTTTGCTCCCAGCGTGCGCGACGCCTGTAGCCAGTCCACTTTGAATGATTTGCTCGCAGCGGGGCCGGAGGCATGGCAGGCGCTGCGTGCAGTGCTGACCGCATGCTTGAGTGACGATGGCTATGCCCGCACCGCAGCCGACTGGTTGCTCGTTCCGCTGAGTGAGGTGGAGCTGGTTCTCCCCATCGACCCGCGTGGCTACACCGACTTCTACGCAAGCCTGCATCACGCGCGGAGGGTCGGCGAACTCTTTCGCCCGGACAATCCTTTGCTGCCGAACTACAAGCATGTGCCGATTGCCTACAACGGCCGCGCCTCCTCGGTGATAGCCAGTGGAACATCCGTGCGGAGACCCTGGGGTCAACGTCGTCCAGCGAACCAGGAGACGCAGCCTACGTTTGAGCCCAGTGCGGCGCTCGATTACGAACTTGAACTTGCGTTCGTCGTAGGGCAGGGCAATGCGCTGGGAGAACCGATCTCGATAGCAAACGCGCACGAGCATCTCTTCGGAGTCACGCTGTTGAATGACTGGTCTGCGCGCGATGTGCAGGCGTGGGAGTATCAGCCGCTGGGGCCGTTCCTTGGCAAGAGTTTTGCGACCAGTGTTTCGCCGTGGATTACCCCGATGGCGGCGCTGGAGTCCTTCCGCGTTGCGCCCGCGGCCCGCGCGCAGGGTGATCCGCAACCCTTGCCGTATCTTCTGGACGATGCCGATCAGCAGCATGGCGCATTCGACATACAAGTGGAGGTGTTGCTGAGCACGGAGGCGAGTCGCGCGGCTGGACTTGCGCCGATGCCGGTGAGTCGCGGAAATGCACGCGGGCTTTATTGGACTGCCGCGCAGATGGTGGCACACCACACCAGCAACGGCTGCAATCTGCGTCCTGGCGATCTGCTGGCGACGGGCACGATCTCTGGACCGGAACGCGCGTCCGCAGGCTGCCTGCTCGAGCTTACGCGTAATGGTGCGGAGTCCATCGCTCTTCCAAATGGGGAACATCGTGCCTGGCTTCAGGATGGGGACGAGGTCAGTTTGCGAGCGCTGTGCAGGCGTGAAGGTTTCCTCCTGATCGAACTGGGAGAATGCGTGGGCCATATATCAGAGGCATAGAACTTTCGATCTGGAACTTTCAGATATTACGGCTGTAATAGATCGTCACGTCTATTAGTTTGTGAAATCGACCGTGCGCCACTCGCTTAATGTCACCACGCCAGCCTTGTTCACACTCCATACGCGCCAACGATGGGGTTGCATGCCGACCCCGAACGGGGCTGGCATGTGATACGTGGGTGTGCCATCTAGGGAGTTCTTCACCCAGACGAGGACCGATGGTGACCACTCTTTGCGTGAAGGATCGGAAAATTGGGACTCGATTCCAAGCAGAACTCCGGGTGATCCTTCTTGCCGAAATGAGATCTCCGCTTTAGGAAAACGCGTCACCCGTTCGCCGTCAGCGGGAGCCAATAAAGCGATGCTTGCGTTTCCTTGTGAGGCCTCATTGTTCAAACCTAGCATGTCGAACTTCGCAAGCATGTTCTCGGCTCTCGGCAAACTGTCATCTGGTTCCACCAGGAGTAGTTTCCACT encodes:
- the fahA gene encoding fumarylacetoacetase, producing the protein MTKGSMLSWVDGANEPHGFGLNHLPYGAFRKDDVTRLCVRIGDWLLDLEACVRHGLLEGFAPSVRDACSQSTLNDLLAAGPEAWQALRAVLTACLSDDGYARTAADWLLVPLSEVELVLPIDPRGYTDFYASLHHARRVGELFRPDNPLLPNYKHVPIAYNGRASSVIASGTSVRRPWGQRRPANQETQPTFEPSAALDYELELAFVVGQGNALGEPISIANAHEHLFGVTLLNDWSARDVQAWEYQPLGPFLGKSFATSVSPWITPMAALESFRVAPAARAQGDPQPLPYLLDDADQQHGAFDIQVEVLLSTEASRAAGLAPMPVSRGNARGLYWTAAQMVAHHTSNGCNLRPGDLLATGTISGPERASAGCLLELTRNGAESIALPNGEHRAWLQDGDEVSLRALCRREGFLLIELGECVGHISEA
- a CDS encoding aldose epimerase family protein; the protein is MKLLCAVLLCTTSTAIAHASVTHSTFGKLPNGAAVEIYTLKNPSVEMRVMTYGARVVSLATKDRDGKMGNVVLGYDKIEGYLKDSSSYFGSVPGRYANRIALGKFTLEGKQYQIPINNAPNALHGGPDGFASRNWTGKEIPEGVEFTLVSPDGDQGFPGTMTAHVRYTLAGNTVRIVYSATTDKPTVVNLTNHSYFNLAGAGNGTILDEKLTIDADKFTPIDATSIPLGNLAPVAGTPFDFTKPETVGSRIDVDNEQLKHGKGYDHNFVLRGKAGVLRPAAKVYDAKSGRVLTVETSEPGVQFYSGNFLDGSLIGPGGVKYVKRSALCLETQHYPDSPNRPDFPSTELKPGQTYHSETTWTFSN